In Candidatus Rokuibacteriota bacterium, a genomic segment contains:
- a CDS encoding PfkB family carbohydrate kinase, with protein MFPVKRLRALITGFTGKRIVVVGDLIADEYLYGKPARISREAPVLILRFTDREVRLGGAANAAHNVRALGATALPVGVLGRDPAGDEVLRLFGEAGIPCEGVSRAAGRLTPMKTRIMAGGYESTRQQVVRLDREPEPSLTGDVEARLIAAVQAAGSGADAFLVSDYGYGSVTARVFEAVIEAARGHGAIVAVDSRYDLPRFRGATAATPNEPEVEALAGAELGDESALEKAGRVVLERLDSRYLLITRGSRGMALLEREGPVTFMPIHGSDQIADVTGAGDTVISAFTVALAAGAEAVEAAWLANVAGGVVVMKRGTATVSPQELSESLGDDGAAARR; from the coding sequence ATGTTCCCGGTGAAGAGGCTCCGCGCGCTCATCACGGGGTTCACCGGCAAGAGGATCGTCGTCGTCGGCGACCTCATCGCCGACGAATACCTCTACGGCAAGCCCGCGCGCATCTCCCGGGAGGCGCCCGTCCTCATCCTCCGCTTCACGGACCGCGAGGTTCGCCTGGGCGGCGCCGCGAATGCCGCTCACAATGTCCGCGCCCTCGGTGCGACGGCCCTGCCCGTAGGCGTCCTGGGCAGAGACCCAGCGGGAGACGAAGTCCTGCGGCTCTTCGGCGAAGCCGGGATCCCTTGCGAGGGTGTGAGCAGGGCAGCGGGGCGCCTGACTCCGATGAAGACGCGCATCATGGCAGGCGGCTACGAGTCCACGCGCCAGCAGGTCGTCAGGCTGGACCGCGAGCCCGAGCCGAGCCTGACGGGCGATGTCGAGGCGCGGCTGATCGCCGCCGTGCAGGCGGCCGGGAGCGGAGCCGACGCCTTCCTCGTCTCCGACTACGGCTATGGCTCCGTCACGGCACGGGTCTTCGAAGCCGTCATCGAGGCGGCGCGAGGGCACGGGGCCATCGTGGCAGTGGACAGCCGCTATGACCTGCCGCGCTTCCGGGGCGCGACCGCGGCGACTCCGAACGAGCCCGAGGTCGAGGCGCTGGCGGGGGCCGAGCTGGGAGACGAGAGCGCTCTCGAGAAGGCCGGGCGCGTGGTGCTCGAGCGGCTCGATTCGCGATATCTCCTGATTACGCGCGGCAGTCGGGGCATGGCGCTGCTCGAGCGCGAGGGGCCCGTGACGTTCATGCCTATTCACGGGAGCGATCAGATCGCCGACGTGACCGGCGCGGGGGACACCGTGATCAGCGCCTTTACCGTCGCCCTCGCCGCCGGGGCGGAAGCGGTCGAGGCCGCGTGGCTCGCCAACGTGGCCGGCGGCGTGGTGGTGATGAAGCGAGGCACGGCGACCGTCTCCCCGCAGGAGCTTTCCGAGTCGCTTGGTGACGATGGC
- a CDS encoding HAD-IIIA family hydrolase, whose protein sequence is MPPASTGRPAVFMDRDGCLIEEAGYINHPSRVRMLPRSPAAVARLNRAGIAAVMATNQAGIARDYFSKETLDAVNAEVERQLAEHGAILDALYVCTHHPTAGRPPFRLECECRKPKPGLLLRAAADLALDLSRSVMVGDKPSDIGAGHAAGLATVLVLTGYGRGEWEYRRQEWTLKPDHVAEDLFDAVEWALGRLEMPCSR, encoded by the coding sequence ATGCCCCCGGCGTCCACTGGCCGTCCAGCCGTGTTCATGGACCGCGACGGTTGTCTCATCGAGGAGGCGGGGTATATCAATCACCCCAGCCGGGTACGCATGCTGCCGAGATCGCCCGCCGCTGTCGCCCGCCTCAATCGGGCAGGGATCGCCGCGGTGATGGCGACCAACCAGGCCGGCATTGCGCGAGACTATTTTTCGAAAGAGACACTCGACGCGGTCAACGCCGAGGTCGAGCGCCAGCTGGCCGAGCACGGAGCGATTCTCGACGCTCTCTATGTCTGCACCCATCATCCGACAGCCGGGCGGCCGCCATTCCGCCTTGAGTGCGAATGCCGGAAGCCCAAGCCGGGGCTCCTGCTCCGCGCGGCGGCGGATTTGGCGTTGGACCTGTCCCGGTCGGTGATGGTAGGCGACAAGCCGTCGGACATTGGAGCTGGACACGCGGCTGGACTGGCGACGGTCCTCGTGCTCACGGGGTACGGCCGTGGGGAATGGGAGTATCGGCGGCAAGAGTGGACGCTGAAGCCCGACCATGTGGCCGAGGATCTCTTCGACGCCGTCGAGTGGGCGCTGGGGAGACTGGAGATGCCATGTTCCCGGTGA
- a CDS encoding TaqI-like C-terminal specificity domain-containing protein, whose protein sequence is MADAVLPPCPPIILEKVRQFTEHIEVYKSGDYSEAQLRIDFLNPMVEALGWDVENKLGYAEAYRDVVYEDQVKVGGAAKAPDYGFYIGGRAAGGGRKFFLEAKNPSINLLVNPAPAYQLRRYAWTAKLPLSILTSFEEFIVYDTRVEPLKTDKATTASILKVVYTDFPQRWHEIAALFSIDAIRRGSFDRFAQSMKKQRGTAPVDDAFLQDIEQWREDLAQAIAKHNPTISQRDLNFSVQRTIDRIIFLRMCEDRGIESPASLMALLSGDRVYTRLGEMFHRADDRYNSGLFHFATEKGRDEVPDQLTLRLEIDDKVLKHIIKRLYDSPYEFSVLPPEILGQVYEQFLGKVIVLTAGHRARVEAKPEVRKAGGVYYTPAYIVDDIVKDTLGRLLDDLPHPSENPGDQPRQSVAPLASKRDSGRVLSPKDAVKLRILDPACGSGSFLIGAYQYLLDWHLRWYLKNDPDQHCKGKNPPLMRMARARYSLSSPTTQSVDYRLTTSKRKDILLNSIYGVDIDPQAVEVTKLSLLLKVLEGESQESINAQLKLFHQRALPDLGRNVKCGNSLIDSHFYATGQLTLNEEDRIRINVFDWDKGFPEIMKHGGFDVVIGNPPYIFGEYHDANTKAFLESIMRSAVGQYDTYWLFIERALDLTRDGGRCGLIVPDALLARDECSTIRELLLSKGLERLFHCGLVFSAGVSALVFTIAKGSRPAQIRIETREGERAVEREACSSDRFMKDPRRKFLIYASDAEAVLIDGIRAHSKPLLKYAKLSRGEELGKKNVLASGPVPILVGENIGRYSLSRPTRFIRRPEKDKDLYRSPKIVIVKTGAQCIASLDRESLVTMQSVYNLHIIDDAIPIESMLAILNSRLTAYLVKKTFTAYKLLFPQLNQTTIEELPVVLPDSEQQREAKTLVDRILELRQQLVATRSPVDQERLSREIEAIGDRIDQFVYGLYDLTPEQIRIVEQATVPSSA, encoded by the coding sequence ATGGCCGACGCCGTGCTCCCTCCGTGCCCTCCGATTATTCTCGAAAAGGTTCGCCAGTTCACCGAGCACATCGAAGTCTACAAGTCCGGAGACTACAGCGAGGCCCAGCTTCGGATAGATTTCCTCAATCCCATGGTCGAAGCCCTCGGCTGGGACGTGGAGAACAAGCTTGGCTACGCCGAGGCCTATCGCGACGTTGTCTATGAAGACCAAGTCAAGGTTGGTGGGGCGGCCAAGGCGCCCGACTACGGCTTCTATATCGGTGGCCGCGCTGCCGGTGGCGGGCGGAAATTCTTCCTAGAAGCGAAGAACCCCTCGATCAATCTTCTTGTCAATCCTGCTCCCGCATATCAATTGCGACGCTATGCATGGACCGCCAAACTTCCCCTGTCGATCCTCACCTCGTTCGAGGAGTTTATCGTCTACGACACCCGCGTCGAGCCGTTAAAGACAGACAAGGCAACAACTGCCTCTATCCTCAAGGTTGTCTACACCGACTTTCCCCAGCGTTGGCACGAGATAGCAGCGCTCTTTTCGATCGACGCCATCCGCCGAGGTTCATTCGACCGCTTCGCGCAGTCGATGAAGAAGCAACGTGGCACGGCACCGGTCGATGATGCGTTCCTCCAGGACATCGAGCAGTGGCGAGAGGACCTCGCCCAAGCCATCGCGAAACACAACCCGACGATTTCTCAGCGCGATTTGAACTTTTCAGTGCAGCGCACGATCGATCGCATCATCTTCCTCCGGATGTGCGAAGACCGAGGTATCGAATCACCGGCGAGCCTTATGGCACTTCTAAGCGGTGACCGAGTCTATACACGGCTCGGTGAGATGTTCCATCGCGCCGATGATCGATACAATTCTGGGCTGTTCCATTTTGCAACGGAAAAAGGCCGTGATGAAGTCCCCGATCAGCTGACTCTCCGGCTGGAGATCGACGACAAAGTTCTAAAGCACATCATCAAGCGGCTTTACGACAGCCCGTATGAATTTAGCGTCCTGCCGCCGGAAATCTTGGGCCAAGTCTACGAGCAATTCCTCGGTAAGGTCATTGTCCTCACGGCCGGTCATCGTGCAAGGGTCGAGGCTAAGCCGGAAGTACGTAAGGCGGGCGGTGTTTACTACACTCCTGCATACATCGTTGACGACATCGTGAAAGACACCCTAGGCAGGTTGCTCGACGATCTACCTCATCCAAGCGAGAACCCTGGCGACCAACCACGCCAATCGGTAGCGCCGCTCGCCAGTAAACGAGATTCCGGTCGCGTTCTCTCTCCTAAGGACGCTGTGAAGCTGCGCATTCTCGATCCGGCGTGCGGGTCGGGCTCATTCCTGATCGGCGCGTATCAGTACCTCCTAGACTGGCATCTCCGTTGGTATCTGAAGAACGATCCCGACCAACACTGCAAGGGCAAGAACCCTCCCCTCATGCGGATGGCGAGAGCCAGATACAGCCTTTCAAGTCCTACCACCCAGAGTGTCGACTACCGCCTCACCACCTCCAAGCGCAAGGACATCCTACTTAACTCAATCTATGGCGTCGACATTGACCCCCAGGCCGTAGAGGTCACCAAACTGTCGCTCCTTCTGAAGGTCCTCGAAGGCGAATCACAGGAATCGATCAACGCGCAACTCAAGCTCTTCCACCAGCGTGCACTGCCTGATCTAGGACGAAACGTCAAATGTGGGAACAGTCTCATTGACTCTCACTTCTATGCGACCGGGCAATTGACGCTGAACGAGGAAGATCGCATCCGCATCAATGTATTTGACTGGGACAAGGGATTTCCTGAAATCATGAAACACGGCGGATTTGACGTAGTGATTGGGAATCCACCATACATCTTCGGTGAGTATCACGATGCGAACACGAAGGCATTTCTTGAATCGATAATGAGAAGCGCCGTGGGTCAATACGACACCTATTGGCTGTTCATTGAACGGGCGCTCGATCTGACACGAGATGGGGGACGGTGCGGTCTTATTGTTCCGGATGCGCTGCTCGCACGCGACGAGTGTTCAACCATTCGCGAATTGTTGCTCAGCAAGGGCCTAGAACGCTTGTTTCATTGCGGACTAGTGTTTTCCGCAGGTGTCTCCGCCCTCGTGTTTACCATCGCAAAGGGCTCACGGCCAGCGCAAATCAGAATCGAGACACGAGAAGGTGAACGAGCGGTGGAGCGCGAAGCGTGTTCGTCGGACCGTTTCATGAAGGATCCGCGACGGAAATTCTTGATCTATGCTTCTGACGCAGAAGCAGTCTTGATCGACGGGATTCGAGCACACTCGAAGCCGCTCCTTAAATACGCCAAACTGTCGCGAGGGGAAGAGCTAGGCAAGAAGAACGTTCTCGCCAGTGGGCCAGTCCCGATCCTAGTCGGCGAAAACATCGGGCGCTATTCGCTTAGCCGCCCAACACGATTCATTCGGAGGCCCGAGAAGGATAAGGATCTGTATCGCTCTCCGAAGATTGTGATCGTCAAAACGGGAGCCCAGTGCATTGCGTCGCTCGACCGCGAATCGCTTGTAACGATGCAGTCTGTGTACAACCTCCACATAATAGATGACGCGATCCCGATCGAGTCCATGTTGGCAATTCTCAATAGCCGCCTAACTGCCTATCTGGTTAAGAAGACCTTTACGGCGTACAAGTTACTCTTTCCTCAGTTGAACCAGACAACAATAGAGGAACTCCCAGTTGTCCTACCAGACAGTGAACAGCAGCGAGAGGCGAAGACGCTGGTAGACAGAATACTCGAATTGCGGCAGCAGCTAGTGGCAACGAGGTCGCCAGTCGACCAGGAGCGCCTGTCTCGTGAGATCGAGGCCATCGGTGATCGGATCGACCAATTTGTCTACGGGCTCTATGACCTGACTCCTGAGCAGATTCGAATCGTCGAGCAGGCCACAGTCCCTTCCTCCGCGTAA